The DNA segment TGCCAGAGTCTATATGGAAGATGGAAAACCTATGACAAATCTATTTGCAACAGGAGAGATGGTGGCAGGAAATATTTTAAGTCAAGGTTACCTTGCAGGTATAGGGATGACTATTGGAGGAGTTTTTGGAAGAATTGCAGGAGAAGGAGCAGCAAATGTTTAATAAAGAAGATAATCTTTTAAGATTAAAAGATGCAAGTAGAGCTATGGAGATATGCAATGCCTGTAGATATTGTGAAACTTTATGTCCAGTATTTCCTCAAATTACACAGTTTAGAACCTTTGATGAAGCAACACTAAATTATCTATCAAATCTTTGTCATAACTGCAAAGGGTGTTACCACAGTTGTCAATACGCTCCGCCCCATGAGTTTAATTTAAATATTCCAAAAACATTTTCAGAACTAAGAGTTGATAGTTATATTAAATATGCATTTCCTAATATTTTAGGAAAATTATTTGCAAAAAATGGAACAGTTGTAAGTATTATAATTGCACTTTGTATAGCTTTGTTGTTTATAGCTGGAAGTTATTTTAACAGTGCAGATTCACTTTTTACAGCTTATGATGGGAAAGGTTCTTTTTTTAAAGTAATCCCATATGAAGTTATGACTTTAGTTTCAGCTTTGATTTTCCTTCATGTGATTATTGCTTTTATTGTTGGTTTTAGAAGGTTTTGGACAGAAAATGGCGATAAGATGTCTGAATTAACTGATTTATCCCTATGGAAATATGCAATGGGTGCAGTAGCAACACTAAAACACCTTGATGGTGGAGATAATGGGCATGGATGTAATCATATGGATGATAGATTTACCCACTCAAGAAAATGGTATCATCATGCAGTTATGTATGGATTTATTTTAACTTTAATCTCTACAACACTTGCAGCAATTTATCATCACTTTTTAGGACTTCAAGCTCCTTATGATTTTGATTCTTTAGTGGTGATTACAGGAGCATTAGGTGGTATTTTAATGGTAATTGGATGTGTTGGTTTAACATACATTAAAATCAAAGCTGATCCTATACCTATATCGCAAAAACTTCTTGGGATGGATTATTCATTTATAGCTATATTAGCCTTGGTAAATATCACAGGTTTATTACTATTAGTATTTAGAGACGGAATCTATATGCCATCTTTATTATGTATTCATTTAGGTTTTGTATTGGCTTTCTTTTTAATTATGCCTTATAGTAAGTTTGTACACTTATTATATAGATTAGGTGCCTTACTTAAATACGCAAAATATGTAAAAAACAACTAAAAGAAACTTTATTAACCACTATCTTTTTGATAGTGGTTTTTTTATTTTATTGTAAATTTAATGACAAATTGTAAACTTAATCTATTTTATCTCATAAATAATTTCAGTTTTAAATTTTTGTTTTTTTATTTCACTTATCAATAAATTTTCAACTTCCATATTCATAAGTTCATCTATATTTTGGATATTATTTTTTGCCATTAAATTTAAAATAATCCCTCTATATGCTTTTGCCCAATGGCTTACCACTTTTTTATCTTTTATAAATTTCATTGTTAAATAGGGTTGATTTAGTTTGTAAAATTTTTCATAGAAACCAGCTCTTAAATCAATAATCTCTTCACCTTTTAAATATTCATCAATTTTTTTTGTAAAGTTTTCATTATAAAATTTTTCTAAAGCAAGTTCTCCTACTTTTTCACCCTGTTTCAATTTATAATCTGGCAAACCAAAGTCCCCTGCATTTACAGGGCCAAAAAGATTGGAAAAAATCATAACATTTTTATCAATATACTCTTTCTCTTTATCTTTTAACTCTTTATATTTTAGATAATCAAAAGCAACCCCATCATATCGCTCAATCACTTTCATAAGTTCTTTTTTTAAAAGATCTCCTTTATAGTAATCAATCACATCTTGTTTTTTTGTACCAAATAGTTTTGCTAATTGTTCATTTGAAGCATTATTTATAAATCTTTGATATTCATTGATAGCTTCGATTCTTTTATCAAAAAGTTCTGGAAATATAAAATCTTTTTTATCTAATTTTTTATTTTCACCACCTTTAAATTTTGTCTCACTTGGGGAAAAAAGTATTTTCATATTTATACTCCGGTTTTTGTTTATTATCTAGTGTTTTTAAAATTTGTAAAGGGATAATATCCTAAATTGTTTTAGGTTAAACTATTAAATTATTTTCTTCTTTTTAATTTAAAAATTATTACAGAAACAACAGCTATTAAAATAAGAATCCAGATAAACCTTATATCAAATTCCCCTAAAAAGCCAACTATCTCTTGTAGGAACAATCCCCAAAGTGTCATAGATATAATAGTTGCTAAAAAAACTATGAATATAATAGTAAAGTGTTTCATCCCAATTAAAAAACCTATAATTGAACCAACAATTGGTCCAGTCATCCAAAAAGGGATAAATACAAAAATAAAAAGTCCTAATCTTCCATATTTCAAAAAAATATTTTTATGTTTTTCTTTTTTCTCTTTAACTTTATTAAAAAAATCTTCTAATCCTTTGACCCTTACCACTCCTTTAAAACTAAAAACAAAAATTGAATAAATCAAAGTTACAAGGATCATCTCTGCAATTATATTAAAAACAATAACTACAATATGGGAAAGATTTGAGGCATAACCAAAAGATATTGCAGGAACCCTTCCAATAAAAATATTTGTAAATATCATAGTCGTTATTTTACTAGCAAAAACTGCATCATAAAAATAGAAAAAAACAAGACTAAAAGTTGTAAAAAATATAAGGGAAAAAGAGAGGATTAAAATCAATCCCTCTTGGGTACTAAAAAGCCTCTTTTGAAGCTCTTTATTGAATAAATTCACCACTATGGTATAACCACATATTATTAACTTTTACAAATTTACTTTTTTCTATAAAAGAGGTATCTATAGCTCCTTGAAAAAGGATTGCTTTAAAGGTAACAAAAGCTTCATTATCCCCATCGATAAATTCTAATATCTCTAAGCCCTTAAACTCTGTATGATTAAAAAAATCATAAATCTGTTTTTTCCAACTATTAATGTCAGTTGTATAATCTTTATTATCCCGATGGGTTGTATTTATAATATAATCTGAATTGCTAGCAGCATAAGCACTATACCTTGATTTCATCAGTTCTAGTGCAGAAGAGGGAGATTCCCCTTCATGGAAAACCCTACAGCATTTTTTAAATTTTTTTTGACTGCCACAGGGACAAAACGCATTTCCCGAAACTTTCATAATAGCAACCTTAAACTTTTTTTTATTATATCAAAAAAAGTTATAATTAAAAAATCAGGTATTTTAAATAATACCTGATATGCTATTTATTGCTATTTTTAATCTTTTCAATAAGTCCTGGACCAAATCCCTTTATAGCTTCTAAATCTTCAACACTATTGATTTTATTGGTTTTTCTATACTCAATTATTGCTTCAGCTTTTTTTTCACCAATACCTTTTATATCCATCAACTCCTCTTTTGTAGCACTATTAAAATCAACTGCGCCAAAAAGAAATGCAACCAACATAAACAAAATAAACAAAACATTTTTCATATAATCCCCTTTTAAAAATAATGTCTAAAATTATATCTTAAAAATATATATTTTTCAAAAATTTTTTATAAATGAAATATTTTGTTATACTTTTCTAATTTCTTATATTATAAAATCAAATAAAACAAAGGTTCATTATGGAAGATATAAGTATCTATTTTCAACTGCTTACAAGTTTTTTATCTATTGTGATACTTTTGGCTATATTTTTTAGATATTATCAATATAAAAAGAAACTTGAGGTTCTAAAAAAGTTAAACAAACTTAAAGAACAAAATCTTTTAACTCCAAAAGATAGAGATTTTATTAAAAACAATCACAAAGAGTACAAAGAGACATTAAAAAAAGATGAAGAGCGTATCAAATTGATATATCCACTTTTTATCCTTATTGCAGGGGTTTTATTAGCTTTTTTACCTTTAGGGGAAGTAGTAATTTACATAAATGTACTTATTGTCTCATATATCTACTTACAAATAATAAAAATACATAATAAAAATTTTGAAGCTTTTTTAAAAGAGTTACAAGAGGATTAGATTAAATTATTTAATCTCTCCCCTTTGTCATTTTTTATAATTTCAAAACTACATTTATAAAGCTCATTTGATTTTAAAAACTCTATGCAATCATAAATTGTTTTTTCTGGATCTTTTGAATATAAATAAAACTGCATAAGTCCTTCACAAATATCAACTGCAAGCAGTGCAGCACTATTCTCCTCTTCCAAAGCTTCAAGATGATTATTTTCAAAAACTGTGAAAAAAGCTATACAAGAAGCATCTGGAAACATAATATCATCTGAAGCATGAAAATCATGATTTATTAAAACCAAGTGGGGAAACTCTCTCATTGTTTGGGGCAAATCAATATCATCTCTTACTCTTAACATCTGATTTATATTTCCTGTATTTTCTAAATACCACTTCTCTTCCATTAACTCTCCTTACCAAGAAATTGGCTCTTTGCCAACACTTTTTAAAATTTCATTTGTTTTACTAAAATGCTTAGATCCAAAAAATCCTCTGTATGATGAAAGAGGACTAGGATGTGGTGCAGTTAAAATATGATGTCTCTTTTTATCAATGATTTTGCTCTTTGCAATTGCTGGACCACCCCAGAGTATAAAAACTACATTATTACAATTTTGTGAGATATATTTGATTATATTGTCTGTAAAAAT comes from the Halarcobacter ebronensis genome and includes:
- the tcuB gene encoding tricarballylate utilization 4Fe-4S protein TcuB; amino-acid sequence: MFNKEDNLLRLKDASRAMEICNACRYCETLCPVFPQITQFRTFDEATLNYLSNLCHNCKGCYHSCQYAPPHEFNLNIPKTFSELRVDSYIKYAFPNILGKLFAKNGTVVSIIIALCIALLFIAGSYFNSADSLFTAYDGKGSFFKVIPYEVMTLVSALIFLHVIIAFIVGFRRFWTENGDKMSELTDLSLWKYAMGAVATLKHLDGGDNGHGCNHMDDRFTHSRKWYHHAVMYGFILTLISTTLAAIYHHFLGLQAPYDFDSLVVITGALGGILMVIGCVGLTYIKIKADPIPISQKLLGMDYSFIAILALVNITGLLLLVFRDGIYMPSLLCIHLGFVLAFFLIMPYSKFVHLLYRLGALLKYAKYVKNN
- a CDS encoding YaaA family protein; the protein is MKILFSPSETKFKGGENKKLDKKDFIFPELFDKRIEAINEYQRFINNASNEQLAKLFGTKKQDVIDYYKGDLLKKELMKVIERYDGVAFDYLKYKELKDKEKEYIDKNVMIFSNLFGPVNAGDFGLPDYKLKQGEKVGELALEKFYNENFTKKIDEYLKGEEIIDLRAGFYEKFYKLNQPYLTMKFIKDKKVVSHWAKAYRGIILNLMAKNNIQNIDELMNMEVENLLISEIKKQKFKTEIIYEIK
- a CDS encoding small multi-drug export protein, yielding MNLFNKELQKRLFSTQEGLILILSFSLIFFTTFSLVFFYFYDAVFASKITTMIFTNIFIGRVPAISFGYASNLSHIVVIVFNIIAEMILVTLIYSIFVFSFKGVVRVKGLEDFFNKVKEKKEKHKNIFLKYGRLGLFIFVFIPFWMTGPIVGSIIGFLIGMKHFTIIFIVFLATIISMTLWGLFLQEIVGFLGEFDIRFIWILILIAVVSVIIFKLKRRK
- a CDS encoding YchJ family protein, encoding MKVSGNAFCPCGSQKKFKKCCRVFHEGESPSSALELMKSRYSAYAASNSDYIINTTHRDNKDYTTDINSWKKQIYDFFNHTEFKGLEILEFIDGDNEAFVTFKAILFQGAIDTSFIEKSKFVKVNNMWLYHSGEFIQ
- a CDS encoding ComEA family DNA-binding protein, with protein sequence MKNVLFILFMLVAFLFGAVDFNSATKEELMDIKGIGEKKAEAIIEYRKTNKINSVEDLEAIKGFGPGLIEKIKNSNK
- a CDS encoding DUF695 domain-containing protein; its protein translation is MEEKWYLENTGNINQMLRVRDDIDLPQTMREFPHLVLINHDFHASDDIMFPDASCIAFFTVFENNHLEALEEENSAALLAVDICEGLMQFYLYSKDPEKTIYDCIEFLKSNELYKCSFEIIKNDKGERLNNLI